In Actinoplanes derwentensis, the following proteins share a genomic window:
- a CDS encoding aromatic ring-hydroxylating dioxygenase subunit alpha gives MLKREENERVTRSGPGTPLGSLMRAYWQPAALVSEMSPERQVKPVRLLGEDLVLFRKPDKTWGLVGRFCAHRGVDLAFARHEEGGLRCLYHGWLYGADGRCKEQPAEPAHSRFAEKVRIPSYPCVERNGIVFAYLGEGDPPPLPGYDALEAPEEFTFAFKGLWECNWLQGLEGGIDPSHVSFLHRFIDEDPREVYGQQFSEIVEGTGQKLSKLVGDAYRPDIEVEEAEHGLRVYALRQLTEEVKHVRITNLVFPNAFVVPFGNSKVFIQWHVPVDDFNHYWYMIFYDFAEQTDKQTLLQQRLTEVSLPDYRPLRNRENNWGYDPAEQRDLTYTGMGLDINVHDQWAVESMGRIQDRTVERLGISDRAVTANRRMLLRAIDAFADGGTVPARTGDLDGPLAVDTIAPTADWEATWRRREQERRDASPWAGEKERQNVAQR, from the coding sequence GTGCTCAAACGCGAGGAGAACGAACGCGTCACCCGCAGCGGGCCGGGCACGCCGCTCGGCAGCCTGATGCGCGCCTACTGGCAACCCGCCGCCCTGGTCTCCGAAATGAGCCCGGAGCGGCAGGTCAAGCCGGTGCGGCTGCTCGGTGAGGACCTGGTGCTGTTCCGCAAGCCGGACAAGACATGGGGCCTGGTCGGCCGGTTCTGCGCGCACCGTGGCGTCGACCTGGCCTTCGCCCGGCACGAGGAGGGCGGCCTGCGCTGCCTCTATCACGGCTGGCTCTACGGTGCCGACGGCCGCTGCAAGGAGCAGCCGGCCGAGCCCGCGCACAGCCGGTTCGCCGAGAAGGTGCGCATCCCCAGCTACCCCTGCGTGGAGCGCAACGGCATCGTCTTCGCCTACCTCGGTGAGGGCGACCCGCCCCCGCTGCCGGGTTACGACGCCCTGGAGGCCCCCGAGGAGTTCACCTTCGCCTTCAAGGGCCTCTGGGAGTGCAACTGGCTGCAGGGCCTGGAGGGCGGCATCGACCCGAGCCACGTGTCGTTCCTGCACCGGTTCATCGATGAGGACCCCCGCGAGGTGTACGGGCAGCAGTTCAGCGAGATCGTCGAGGGCACCGGGCAGAAACTGTCGAAGCTGGTCGGCGACGCGTACCGTCCGGACATCGAGGTCGAGGAAGCCGAGCACGGCCTCCGGGTGTATGCGTTGCGCCAGCTCACCGAAGAGGTGAAGCACGTCCGCATCACGAACCTGGTGTTCCCCAACGCGTTCGTCGTCCCGTTCGGCAACAGCAAGGTCTTCATCCAGTGGCACGTGCCCGTGGACGATTTCAATCACTACTGGTACATGATCTTCTACGACTTCGCCGAGCAGACCGACAAACAGACGCTGCTGCAACAGCGGCTCACCGAGGTGTCACTGCCGGACTACCGGCCGCTGCGCAACCGGGAGAACAACTGGGGGTACGACCCCGCCGAGCAGCGTGACCTCACCTACACCGGGATGGGCCTGGACATCAACGTCCACGACCAGTGGGCGGTGGAGAGCATGGGCCGCATCCAGGACCGGACGGTCGAGCGCCTCGGCATCTCCGATCGCGCGGTGACCGCGAACCGCCGGATGCTGCTGCGCGCCATCGACGCGTTCGCCGACGGCGGCACCGTCCCGGCCCGGACCGGCGATCTGGACGGCCCCCTCGCCGTGGACACGATCGCGCCGACCGCCGACTGGGAGGCCACCTGGCGCCGTCGCGAGCAGGAGCGCCGCGACGCGTCCCCGTGGGCCGGGGAGAAGGAAAGGCAGAACGTTGCGCAGCGTTGA
- a CDS encoding GntR family transcriptional regulator, which produces MDPVSFHASSALVDDTAAAIRARIMSGEIPIGAQLRQAELAKTLGVSRTPVREALRQLQTGGLIVVVPNRGAVVRVPAPWEVREAYEVRAELEGLSCARAVRRITRDSLAELRLTNELLRPGDAPPDAASHAANDRFHTMIHHIAGNERLARVIKEINEAFPRNVSALVLHEHPRHRADNFAEHERILAALDAEDADTARREMQAHVIEAGEQLARWYERRSGTVFHGPDHGFA; this is translated from the coding sequence ATGGACCCTGTTTCCTTCCACGCGTCGAGCGCGCTCGTCGACGACACCGCCGCCGCCATCCGCGCCCGGATCATGTCCGGTGAGATCCCGATCGGAGCCCAGCTACGGCAGGCGGAGCTGGCCAAGACTCTCGGCGTGAGCCGCACCCCGGTCCGCGAGGCGTTGCGCCAGCTCCAGACCGGTGGCCTCATCGTGGTGGTGCCCAACCGTGGCGCGGTGGTCCGCGTCCCGGCGCCCTGGGAGGTGCGGGAGGCGTATGAGGTGCGTGCCGAGCTGGAGGGCCTGTCCTGCGCCCGCGCCGTCCGCCGGATCACCCGGGACAGCCTGGCCGAGCTGCGGCTCACCAACGAGCTGCTGCGCCCCGGCGACGCCCCACCCGACGCGGCGTCGCACGCCGCCAACGACCGGTTCCACACGATGATCCACCACATCGCCGGCAACGAGCGCCTGGCCCGGGTGATCAAAGAGATCAACGAGGCGTTCCCGCGTAACGTCTCCGCGCTGGTGCTGCACGAGCACCCCCGGCACCGCGCCGACAACTTCGCCGAGCACGAGCGGATCCTGGCCGCGCTCGACGCCGAGGACGCCGACACCGCCCGCCGCGAGATGCAGGCACACGTGATCGAGGCCGGCGAGCAGCTGGCCCGATGGTACGAGCGCCGGTCCGGCACCGTCTTCCACGGGCCCGACCACGGTTTCGCCTGA
- a CDS encoding aldehyde dehydrogenase family protein, whose translation MRSLLIDGEWIEPGERETIEVLDPSTGQSIATIAQATDDDVDLAVQAANRAHADRRWSGLAPIERTRVLTRIADLIEENLEELAVLETRDNGKPIERSRADTAFSAKDFRHFAGAPGRLTGTVVPIDGGAHHVYTVLEPVGVAALILPWNFPIMTAAHKLAPALAAGCTVVVKPAEQTPLTMLRMAELCEQAGLPPGVLNVLTGDGRTGAALVAHPGVAKVSFTGSTEVGRKVMVSAAATTKRLTLELGGKSPNIIFADADLDAATATAMRASFGHSGQMCTAGSRILVQRSILDEMVERLTAATRKVPVGNGLDGGISVGPLVSEEQRGIVLSYIEKGVAEGATVATGGGVPERPGYFVEPTLFTGVTNTMTIAREEIFGPVAGVIAFEDEAEAIAIANDTCFGLAAGVWTKDLSRAHRMASALHAGTVWVNTYNIFDPALSFGGVGDSGLGRDLGDEALHSFCERKGVVIAL comes from the coding sequence ATGCGCAGCCTACTGATCGACGGCGAATGGATCGAACCCGGCGAGCGGGAGACCATCGAGGTCCTCGACCCGTCCACCGGCCAGTCGATCGCCACCATCGCCCAAGCCACCGACGACGACGTGGACCTGGCCGTGCAAGCGGCGAACCGGGCCCACGCCGACCGCCGCTGGTCGGGTCTCGCCCCCATCGAGCGCACCCGGGTCCTGACCCGGATCGCCGACCTGATCGAGGAGAACCTCGAGGAACTCGCCGTCCTGGAGACCCGGGACAACGGCAAGCCGATCGAGCGGTCCCGCGCCGACACCGCGTTCTCGGCCAAGGACTTCCGGCACTTCGCCGGCGCTCCGGGCCGCCTGACCGGCACGGTCGTCCCGATCGACGGTGGCGCGCACCACGTCTACACGGTTCTGGAACCGGTCGGGGTGGCCGCGCTGATCCTGCCGTGGAACTTCCCGATCATGACGGCCGCCCACAAACTGGCACCGGCCCTGGCGGCCGGCTGCACGGTGGTGGTGAAACCGGCCGAACAGACCCCGTTGACCATGCTGCGGATGGCCGAGCTGTGCGAGCAGGCCGGGCTGCCGCCGGGCGTGCTGAACGTGCTGACCGGCGACGGCCGGACCGGTGCGGCCCTGGTGGCGCACCCGGGCGTGGCGAAGGTGTCGTTCACCGGCTCCACCGAGGTCGGCCGCAAGGTGATGGTCTCGGCGGCGGCGACCACCAAACGGCTGACCCTGGAACTCGGCGGCAAGAGCCCGAACATCATCTTCGCCGACGCCGATCTGGACGCGGCGACGGCAACGGCGATGCGGGCGAGTTTCGGTCACTCCGGGCAGATGTGTACGGCCGGCAGCCGCATCCTGGTGCAGCGGTCGATCCTGGACGAGATGGTCGAGCGGCTGACCGCGGCGACCCGCAAGGTGCCGGTCGGCAACGGGCTGGACGGCGGGATCTCGGTCGGGCCACTGGTCTCCGAGGAGCAGCGGGGCATCGTCCTGTCGTACATCGAGAAGGGTGTCGCCGAAGGCGCGACGGTCGCCACCGGTGGCGGCGTTCCGGAGCGGCCGGGCTACTTCGTCGAGCCGACGCTGTTCACCGGGGTCACGAACACGATGACGATCGCCCGGGAGGAGATCTTCGGGCCGGTCGCCGGGGTGATCGCGTTCGAGGACGAGGCGGAGGCGATCGCGATCGCCAACGACACCTGTTTCGGCCTGGCCGCCGGGGTCTGGACCAAGGATCTGTCCCGCGCGCACCGGATGGCGTCCGCTCTGCACGCCGGCACGGTGTGGGTGAACACGTACAACATCTTCGACCCGGCGCTCTCGTTCGGCGGCGTCGGCGACTCCGGCCTCGGCCGCGATCTCGGCGACGAGGCCCTGCACTCGTTCTGCGAGCGCAAGGGCGTCGTGATCGCGCTATGA
- a CDS encoding aminotransferase class V-fold PLP-dependent enzyme produces MNTAALRAATPGARHARHFNAAGSALPSEAVLATVIEHLRLESRIGGYEAAATAKDQSEQVYSLAARLLGADPADIALTESATVAWHRALDALPLKPGDRILAAASSYVSSALHLLELRRSKGIEVEVLPCADDGTVDRQALADALRRPAALVTVAHVPTSSGLIEPAAEIAAQCRAAGVPLLLDATQSLGQIPLDVTSGDIIVGTGRKFLRGPRGTGLLYVSPAMREIMRPSHPDVRGAVWQSDDAYELAAGARRFETWETAHALRLGLGTALREALDLTIEEINRRTTTLADRLRSALSATAGVRLTDPSAGGGAIVTFVLDGEQPVDTVRRLRAAGVHVVSVPASHGRWDLERRGLDAVVRASVHVYNDDSDVDALTEALKVRKNAPALISSGARADTIVIGAGVHGASAAWHLAQRGVSVVQLDRFPDGHTEGSSHGHTRMIRRAYPNPIWDDLVDRAYLAWAELSEAAGVPLLTTTGGLYARPAADGSPGLRGPGVQTVPVSRFAGLRLGSEFTAVFDPAAGVLDAAATMRSLRELGLAHGVDRRAGCTVESWSADGDGVTVRTADGLLRADRLVIAAGPWTGTLVPSLKDLLQVVRIVNIFIGSSDPAKLAPPALGPFSVEVPGVGLLYGLPAFDGSAVKIGLDHGPADDLGPQTPVTAAEAGELLALARRFLPAADGDVVDSVSCRYTMAPRNRFAVGALPDTPQVLVAAACSGHGFKFGPAIGAALADLALGKHRPDLDFLAPGEL; encoded by the coding sequence ATGAACACCGCAGCACTGCGGGCCGCCACCCCCGGCGCCCGGCACGCCCGGCACTTCAACGCCGCCGGATCGGCCCTGCCCAGCGAGGCCGTTCTCGCGACGGTCATCGAGCATCTGCGACTGGAGTCGCGGATCGGTGGTTACGAGGCCGCGGCGACGGCCAAGGACCAGTCCGAGCAGGTGTACTCCCTGGCCGCGCGGCTGCTCGGTGCCGACCCGGCGGACATCGCCCTCACCGAGAGCGCCACCGTCGCCTGGCACCGGGCTCTCGACGCGCTGCCACTGAAGCCAGGTGACCGGATCCTGGCCGCCGCCTCCAGCTATGTCAGTTCCGCCCTGCACCTGCTGGAGCTACGCCGGTCCAAGGGCATCGAGGTCGAGGTGCTGCCCTGCGCCGACGACGGCACGGTCGACCGGCAGGCTCTCGCCGACGCGCTGCGCCGGCCGGCCGCCCTGGTCACGGTCGCGCACGTGCCGACCTCGTCCGGCCTGATCGAACCGGCTGCCGAGATCGCCGCCCAGTGCCGTGCCGCCGGGGTTCCGCTGCTGCTGGACGCCACGCAGTCCCTCGGTCAGATTCCCCTCGACGTGACCAGCGGTGACATCATCGTCGGCACCGGCCGCAAGTTCCTGCGCGGCCCGCGCGGCACCGGCCTGCTCTACGTCTCCCCCGCGATGCGCGAGATCATGCGGCCGTCGCACCCGGACGTGCGCGGCGCGGTCTGGCAGAGCGACGACGCCTACGAGCTGGCCGCCGGGGCCCGGCGCTTCGAGACCTGGGAGACGGCGCACGCACTGCGGCTCGGTCTCGGCACCGCGCTGCGCGAGGCCCTCGATCTGACGATCGAGGAGATCAACCGGCGCACCACGACCCTGGCGGACCGGTTGCGGTCCGCGTTGTCGGCAACCGCGGGGGTACGCCTGACCGACCCGTCCGCGGGCGGCGGCGCGATCGTCACGTTCGTGCTCGACGGCGAGCAGCCGGTCGACACGGTCCGCCGGCTGCGGGCCGCCGGGGTGCACGTGGTGTCGGTCCCGGCCAGCCACGGTCGCTGGGACCTGGAACGCCGCGGCCTGGACGCGGTGGTCCGCGCGTCGGTGCACGTCTACAACGACGACTCCGACGTCGACGCTCTGACCGAGGCGCTCAAGGTCCGCAAGAACGCTCCGGCGCTGATCTCCTCGGGCGCCCGGGCCGACACCATCGTGATCGGCGCGGGTGTGCACGGCGCGTCGGCGGCCTGGCACCTGGCCCAGCGCGGGGTGAGCGTGGTGCAGCTGGACCGCTTCCCGGACGGGCACACCGAGGGTTCGTCGCACGGGCACACCCGGATGATCCGGCGCGCCTACCCGAACCCGATCTGGGACGACCTCGTCGACCGGGCCTATCTGGCCTGGGCCGAGCTGTCCGAGGCGGCCGGGGTGCCGTTGCTGACCACGACCGGTGGCCTCTACGCACGGCCCGCCGCTGACGGCTCCCCCGGGCTGCGGGGCCCAGGTGTGCAGACCGTTCCGGTGTCCCGGTTCGCCGGGCTGCGGCTGGGCAGCGAGTTCACCGCCGTCTTCGACCCCGCCGCCGGAGTCCTCGACGCGGCGGCCACCATGCGGTCGCTGCGGGAGCTGGGCCTGGCGCACGGGGTGGACCGGCGGGCCGGCTGCACGGTGGAGAGCTGGAGTGCCGACGGGGACGGCGTCACCGTCCGGACCGCGGACGGTCTGCTGCGAGCCGATCGCCTGGTCATCGCGGCCGGACCGTGGACCGGGACGCTCGTACCATCACTGAAGGATCTTCTGCAGGTCGTCCGGATCGTCAACATCTTCATCGGTTCGTCCGATCCGGCCAAGCTGGCGCCGCCGGCGCTCGGGCCGTTCTCGGTCGAGGTGCCCGGGGTGGGGCTGCTCTACGGGCTGCCCGCGTTCGACGGCAGCGCGGTGAAGATCGGCCTCGACCACGGCCCGGCCGACGACCTCGGCCCGCAGACACCGGTGACCGCGGCCGAGGCGGGTGAACTGCTCGCGCTGGCCCGCCGATTCCTGCCCGCGGCCGACGGTGACGTGGTCGACTCGGTGTCGTGCCGGTACACCATGGCGCCGCGGAACCGGTTCGCGGTCGGAGCGCTGCCCGACACACCGCAGGTGCTGGTCGCGGCGGCGTGCTCAGGTCACGGGTTCAAGTTCGGCCCGGCGATCGGGGCCGCACTGGCCGACCTGGCTCTCGGCAAGCATCGCCCGGACCTGGACTTCCTGGCACCGGGCGAACTCTGA
- a CDS encoding glutamine synthetase family protein: protein MRSVDERPMAEGGGGWDARPMLAAERGGFIDRHGLWDNQQWAAAGQIRRVIDELGLELIRFSFADQHGILHGKTLTRSSIPGALRDGVTAPSSLLLKDSSGRSVMPVFTPDAEPGFAGAGDVVLVPDPTTFRVLPWAEKTGWVLCDLRFPTGAPVPYCTRSILREQLGRLERSGYDMTVGVELEFHVFKDGRQNRGGQLLLEEGLDEYDEVVQLLQRGLRSLDLPLRSIELEFGAGQLEITLQAAPAAEAADHVTLLRSAIRQMCRRQGHHATFMSRPAGTASASTGWHLHQSLRERATGRAAFEPGADETLMSSTARHWLGGLLKHAPAAAAFATPTVNGYKRYLPFSLAPDRVLWGADNKGAMVRAVSGRLENRSGEPAANPYLYVASQVISGLDGLIKALDPGPPTESPYATDAVLLPQSLGEAITALEADPVFAEALGQKTIDWYGRIKRDEFARYLAHVSDWEQREYFDLF from the coding sequence TTGCGCAGCGTTGACGAGCGCCCGATGGCCGAAGGTGGCGGCGGCTGGGACGCCCGGCCGATGCTGGCGGCCGAGCGCGGCGGGTTCATCGACCGGCACGGGCTGTGGGACAACCAGCAGTGGGCGGCGGCCGGCCAGATCCGCCGGGTGATCGACGAGCTGGGCCTGGAGCTGATCCGGTTCTCCTTCGCCGACCAGCACGGGATCCTGCACGGCAAGACGCTGACCAGGTCCTCGATCCCGGGGGCGCTGCGCGACGGGGTGACCGCGCCGAGTTCGCTGCTGTTGAAGGACTCGTCGGGCCGCTCGGTGATGCCGGTGTTCACGCCGGACGCCGAGCCGGGTTTCGCCGGAGCCGGTGACGTGGTGCTGGTGCCGGACCCGACGACGTTCCGGGTGCTGCCGTGGGCGGAGAAGACCGGCTGGGTGCTGTGTGACCTGCGGTTCCCCACCGGCGCCCCGGTCCCCTACTGCACCCGGAGCATCCTGCGGGAGCAGCTCGGGCGCCTGGAGCGCAGCGGCTACGACATGACGGTCGGCGTGGAGCTGGAGTTCCACGTCTTCAAGGACGGCAGACAGAACCGGGGCGGCCAGCTCCTGCTCGAAGAGGGGCTGGACGAGTACGACGAGGTGGTGCAGCTCCTGCAGCGCGGCCTGCGCAGCCTCGACCTGCCGTTGCGCTCGATCGAGCTGGAGTTCGGCGCCGGGCAACTGGAGATCACGCTTCAGGCCGCGCCGGCCGCCGAGGCCGCCGACCACGTCACGCTGCTGCGTTCGGCGATCCGGCAGATGTGCCGGCGGCAGGGTCACCACGCCACGTTCATGTCCCGGCCCGCCGGAACGGCGAGCGCGTCCACCGGCTGGCACCTGCACCAGTCGTTGCGGGAGCGGGCGACCGGCCGGGCCGCGTTCGAGCCGGGTGCCGACGAGACGCTGATGTCCAGCACCGCACGGCACTGGCTCGGCGGCCTGCTGAAACACGCCCCGGCCGCCGCCGCGTTCGCCACGCCGACAGTCAACGGCTACAAGCGCTACCTGCCGTTCTCGCTGGCTCCGGACCGGGTGCTGTGGGGCGCCGACAACAAGGGCGCGATGGTCCGAGCGGTGAGCGGCCGCCTGGAGAACCGGTCCGGCGAGCCGGCTGCCAACCCGTACCTCTACGTCGCCTCGCAAGTGATCAGCGGCCTGGACGGGCTGATCAAGGCCCTGGACCCGGGACCGCCCACCGAGAGCCCGTACGCCACCGACGCCGTCCTGCTCCCGCAGTCGCTCGGCGAGGCGATCACCGCTCTCGAAGCCGATCCGGTGTTCGCCGAGGCCCTGGGCCAGAAGACGATCGACTGGTACGGCCGGATCAAACGCGACGAGTTCGCCCGCTACCTGGCGCATGTCTCCGATTGGGAGCAACGCGAATACTTCGACCTCTTCTGA
- a CDS encoding winged helix-turn-helix domain-containing protein, protein MSRFDDLIHAPTRLSLVSMLAATDWADFKFLRDSLAMSDSALSKQLTTLEEAGYLEIRKSFVAKRPRTSARLTPQGHEAFAGHVAALQEIVARAGLAVLPD, encoded by the coding sequence GTGAGCCGCTTCGACGACCTGATCCACGCCCCCACCCGGCTGTCGCTGGTCAGCATGCTGGCCGCCACCGACTGGGCCGACTTCAAGTTCCTCCGCGACAGCCTGGCGATGTCCGACTCGGCACTCTCCAAGCAGCTCACCACCCTGGAGGAGGCCGGCTACCTGGAGATCCGCAAGTCCTTCGTGGCCAAACGCCCCCGGACGTCGGCCCGGCTGACCCCGCAAGGGCACGAGGCCTTCGCCGGTCACGTGGCCGCCCTCCAGGAGATCGTCGCGCGAGCCGGCCTGGCGGTGCTCCCGGACTGA